In Nematostella vectensis chromosome 12, jaNemVect1.1, whole genome shotgun sequence, the genomic window AATGTTGACATGCGGAGAACACCATGGACCAtatgggactcgaacccattACAGAATGCGGCATGAATGCCTACATAACTGCACACCTTAATGGAATGGGGTGACTCCAGCTTGTCACTGCCTATATGTTATCACATGAAGTTATCTACATGTAATTATCACCTTCCTCCGAAGGTCAAACACACAGTTCTCCCGTAACTTCACACTGCTAGCCTATTTCTACCTCTCATACATAGCCACTACTCCAACCCTTACAGCCCTaaatgcaatacaccatataaaatAGCCACACGTACACACTTTAACCCACGCACCAACATCCATTACCACACATTCTATCACCTCACACAGCCACAGTTAAGCCCTGACgccttggtacgaataccagatTAAAACCAAAACTACATCATGCAGCACTGAAATAGCTTGTCCTAAGAGTGTTAAAGCTAAAATAAGGAGGGAGGTCAATGAATGGTTACTCAGAGTTTTGGAGGGTGAAAGACAATTTTGACCATTCAAAAGCTGATATAGTGAAATAGggtaaaatacaataaaaaagcagCTCTAACAGGTCTTGTGAAAACAAACAGCTGGAGGCAATCACAGCATACCATGGATATTGTCAACACACATCTCTTCCTTTTTTGCAGGTGGTTGCACCAGTTCGTGAGACATGTGCCCAGACCCTGGGCGTGGTCGTGCGGCACATGAATGTGTCTGACTGTAGGAGTGTCATGTTGACTCTTCTCACCCTTCAGGAGCAGACAGAGTGGGAGGTCCGACATGGCGGGCTACTAGGCATCAAGTACTTACTGGCTGTCAGACAGGTTTGTAAAAACTTGTCAGACAGGTTGATAAATACTTGTCAAACAGAGGCCGGTTTCTAGCTCAGTTAGGAGTAATCGGTAGTTAAATCTGCACTTTATCTCCAGATAGACATATCCATACTTAAATTCGGTCCCTGAAACAGTCAATAATTATTCATGGATAGAATTACAGATTAAGTAGCAGAGGTTGGGAGGACCTGATAAGTTGCTACTGTATCTGCAGAGAAATTGCTTAAATCTAGATGGCGGATGTGGACTCCTAAGCTTGGTACTAAAATTACAGTTTCATAAATTTCAAAACCCGTTATGGAAGCCTGCGTTTTTCCTACACTTGCTGGGAGGAATCCTAATTAACTCCATAAACTTGGGTCATGTCCACAATTTGAAACTAAAGGCCTTGATTTCAAGGTGGAGTTAATGGGAGAGATTAATTGCAAATTGAGCGGGTACTTCTGCGACCAGCTGGTGTGATTACAGACAATATAGTACTAAAATGTCTGGTAGCTgatctatttttatttgatgctTTTATCTCTCAACACCCCAATATTACTTAGCTCACAACAACATGTTGCAGTGTTCTGATAAGTTTGCAATGTTGCAGGACCTCTCAGCTGATCTTCTACCTCTCGTGCTAAATCCAATCATCTCAGCACTgcaagatgatgatgatgatgtcagaGCAATTGCAGCATCTGCATTGCTTCCTATTGCAGAGTCCATAGTTCAACTTGCACCAAATAAGGTATGTCTCTATTGCAAATAAGGTATGTAGCCTTTTCCCTGTTGCAAAGCTTATAGTTCAACCTCCCCCAAATAAAGGTATGTAGCATTCTTGCATATCGCAGGCCCTATTCATAGTCCAACCTCCAAATAAGGTATGGTGAATTACTCCCTATTGCAGAGCCTATCTATAGTCCAACCTCCTCCAAATAGGGTACAGAGCATTAATCCCTAAAGCAGAGCACGTACAGTAGTTCACATTGCACCAAAAAAGGTATATAGATAAATACAAATGAAAACTACGTTATTTGGTGACAGTTGATTGCATGTTATCTAAGCATGGTgatgattgtattgttttcTGAGAATAATGACCATTGTTTGATTTTGCTGAAAATGGAgattgtttgtaattttttctGAGAATGGTGAACATTGTTTGTATGTTTTCTGtaatgtatttgagaaaaaccttaggatcaaaacgaataaacagtaatggcggactctcGTTGTTTATTGCTGTTACCCATAAAACCTTGCGGTCATacaaacaggaatcccaaacattacatACTGCCCCACCCAAGTTTACAACTAAAAGATACTTGCTTGCTGAGGCCAGTAAAACTATCAAATTTATACACACAACATGTcaataagtaaaaaacaacaacaatgtccATGACAAGTTCTTGACAAGTTGTCAATCCATCAGATCCGGAAAAATGTACACAGTGTGTGATATGCTGCTTAAAATTAACATACATAGTCTTTGAGGTGAGTAGGTGTGGTTTTGAGTCGAGTACTTCTTCGCAGAGTACTTGCAGGTTCAGAAGCTGGAAGCTCTGTCGTCTTCGGTTCCAATGAAGGTTCTGGAACTGTGATCTCAGGTTCCTTAAATTCCTCTGGAATCTGCTTGGGTACAGTTGTTTGCATTGGAACTTGGGCCAATTCTGTTGAACTCTGAAGATCATTGGCGACTGTGGGTGTGCTTGTCCTCAGGCGAAGATGGTCAACATGTCGTCGAAACACTCCACCTGAACTGAGTTGAACGACATACGAAACCGGTCCTGACTGTTGAATAATTGTTCCACATAACCACTTTGGACCATATGAAAAATTCTTGACAAATACTGGGTCATTCACTTGAAATTCTCTGAGTGGCACTAGATTGTCGTGTTGTTTCTTCTGTGCGAGCTGTTTATCTTCTACACGAGTGCGAATTGTGTCCTGACTAAGGGGGTTTACCAGGTCCAAGCGCGTCTTCAGCTTCCGGTTCATTAATAGCTCACCAGGTGTTTTACCAGTGGTTGCATGAGGTGTGGTACGATAGCTTAGTAAAAATCTGCTTAACTTCGTGTctaagttttccttttccCCTCCCATCTTCTTCATTGTTTCCTTGAAAGTGCAAACATATCTTTCAGCAAATCCATTGGATGCTGGGTGTTTAGGTGCTGAAGTGATGTGTTTTATGCCATTCTCAGACATAAAAAGGGCAAATTCTTCACCTATGAAGGCAGTTGCATTATCAGATACAATGATATCAGGCAGTCCATGTACTGAGAAGCATTCTCTTAACTTCTGGATGGTTACTGCAGCAGTACTGGAGTTTGTCTTGAATACCTCGATCCACTTACTATAGGCATCACCGATCACCAGGAACATGTGTCCTTCGAAAGGTCCTGCATAGTCAATATGTATGCGAGACCAAGGTCTAGACGGCCACTCCCACGGATGTAGGGGTGCAGTAGAAGGTGCCTTAGCATTACTTTGGCAGCTTGTGCAATCTTTCACCTTTTGCTCAATATCCGCGTCCAGGCCAGGCCACCAGAAATAGCTTCGGGCTAACATTTTCATGCGAACCATTCCAGGATGTCCATCATGTAGTTCCTGGAGAAGCTTGACTCTTCCTTGAGGAGGAATGACTACGCGAGAGCCCCAGAGTAGACAGCCATCCTGACAGCTCAGTTGGTGCTTTCTATCAGAGTAGGGCTTGAACTCAATGCGATCATTTGAATTGGGCCAACCGGACATTACTTGGTGTCGTACTGCACTAAGAATAGGATCTTTTGAGGTCCAACGCTCAATGTCCTTGACTTTAACGGGTGTGTTGACTTCAAGATGATTCATTACAAACATAATGTCGCCAGGCACTGGAACATTTCTAGTTTCATTTGGCAATGGCAGCCGGCTTAGGCCATCGGCATTACCATTTTTCTGGCCTTCTCGATATACTAAAGTGTATGAGTAGCCTGACAGGAATACCGCCCACCTCAATATGCGTGGTGAGGCTGAGGTCGGTATTTGTTTAGTTGACTGTAGCAGACCCAGCAGGGGTTTGTGATCAGTGTAGATGGTAAAACTCCGTCCATATAAGTATGAGTGGAACTTCCTCACCCCGAACATGATGGCTGCTGCCTCTTTGTCGAGCTGTGAATAGTTCTTTTCGGCTGGGGACAGAGTACGTGAGGCATATGAAATAGGACGTTCAGTCCCATCATCCATCACATGTGAAATAACACAACCAAGACCATATGGTGATGCGTCACAAGCAAGGGTTAACTCTCTTTCCAAGCTGTAATGCACTAGAAGTTGTGAAGAGTGAAGTGTGGACTTGGCTTGGTTCCAAGATTTTTCATGTGCTTCACTCCAGTTCCAAGGTGTGTCTTTGACTAACAGCTGATGTAAAGGAGATAGTATTGTAGTGATGTTAGGTATGTAACAAGCGTAATAGTTAAGCATGCCTAAAAAGGCTTGCAGTTCTTTCAGATTAGAAGGTCTCGGTGACTCTTGAATTGCTTTGATTTTCTCGTCAAGGGGGTGGATACCATCTTTGTCTATGCGGTGTCCCAGGTAAGTGACTTCAGGTGCTTGAAAAATGCACTTCGAACGTTTAAGACGGACGCCAGCTTTGTCCAGACGTGACAGGACTTCTGTTAGACTTTTGAGATGATCTGCTGATGTCTTCCCGGCAATGAGAATATCATCTATTCGTACTACAACATTCGGAATACCCTGCAGTAAATTTTCCATTGTGCGTTGGAAAATCCCAGGGGCTGAGGCAATGCCGtagcacagtctattgtaCTCAAATAGGCCTTTATgagtggtgatagtggtgtacTTCTTTGATTCTTCATCTAACTCAAGTTGTTGATAAGCTTGACTCAGATCTAGTTTTGTAAACTGCACTCCACCTCCAAGTTGAGCTAGCAGATCCTCTGTTTTAGGAATTGGGTAATTGTCAAGTTTGCTAACTTGGTTCAAAGTAACTTTGAAGTCTCCACAAATGCGTATAGACTCATCAGATTTGACAATGGGTACAATGGGTGTTGCCCATTCCGAAAATTGAACTGGACGAATTGTTCCTTCTTCTAACAAACGGTCCAATTCTCTCTCTACCTTCTGACGTCGTGCATATTCTAACGTGCGAGGTTTGAAGTACTTGGGTTTGGCTTGAGGATCAACGTATATCTTTGCTTTCACTCCTTGAATTGTCCCTAGTCCTTCCTTGAATAAATTTTCATGTTTCTTTAGCAGGTCAGACACATCAGGGGATACAACTTGAACTAGGAAAATCTCTGGCCATGACAACTTAACATGTTGTAACCAATCTCGTCCAAAGAGACTGGGCACCTTGCCTTGTACAACTATAACTGGCAAGTGTTCAAAGAAGTCCTTGTACTTGACTTCCACTACAAGCTTTCCTAAAACTGGAATTGTCTCCCCGGTGTATGTTTTCAAGGTTAGCTTGGTATCTTGCAGATTGAGAGATGAACCCTCAATGTTCTTCAATTGATCAAAAATGTCCTCTCCGATTACTGAAAGTGATGCACCAGTGTCCAGTTCCATTTGAACTTTAAGACCATTTAATTCAACATCTACTAAATACGGATTTTGGCGGTTGCCTTGACTGACAGCAAACAATGGATATATATCTTCatcttctatttctttatcagTATCCAGGACATGAATTGCTGGTTTCCCTTGTTTTGGATggtggtttgaatttggcttggTTGTCTCGGAcgacttttttgcttttttgagaCATTTGGCAACAATATGTCCTTTCTTTTTACAATAATGGCACGTGGCCTCCTTGAAACGACATTTTGACGGGTGGTGATTTTTTCCACAACGATAACactctttattttcgcttttagaACGCGGTAAGGGCGAAGAACTGACCTTTTTTACAGATGCAGACGTTGAACTTAACGTAGAAGGAGCAGATTGAAGATCGGCCATGTGCTGTGCGGTCGTTTCCATAGACGAAGCAATGTCGTAAGCTTTTTTGAAAGTTAAGTTCTCTTCTGATAGCAAACGCCTTTGGATTCTTTCATTGTTAATTCCAGACACCAGACGATCACGCAGCATATTTTCCAGACTGCCACCAAAATTGCAGTATTCTGCCATGTTTCGTAGAGCCGCTACAAAGTCAGACACGTTCTCCCCGCTCAATCTGAAACGGTTATTGAACTTGTGCCGTTGCACGCTTTCACTCGGTTTTGGGTTGAAATGGCTCTTTACCAAGGTGCACAAGTCAGCATAAGATTTCTCTCCAGGTTTCGCTGGGGCCAGCAGATCAGACATTAATTTGTAGGTTTTTTTCCCTACCGAACTGAGGAGGATTGCACGGCGTATTTTCAAGTCATCGTCAGACGTAGTTACTCCATTTGCTTCAAAATAGAAGTTTAGACGCTCGATATACTGTTCCCATGAATCAGAATCTCTGTCGAATTCGTCTATTTTGCCGTAGGTTGCCATTTCCGAAATCCTCGTCgccaaaaaatgtaatgtatttgagaaaaaccttaggatcaaaacgaataaacagtaatggcggactctcGTTGTTTATTGCTGTTACCCATAAAACCTTGCAGTCATacaaacaggaatcccaaacattacatTTTCTGAGAGTGTTAATCAGGATGGTGATCATTGTTTGTATGTTTGTTGAGAATGATGATCATTGCATATCGTTTTCTGAGTCGTAATCATTGTTTGTATGTTTTTTGAGTGttaatcagaattgtgatcaaTTGTATGTATGTTTTCTGAGAATGGTGATCATTGTTTGAATGTTTTCTGAGACTGGTGAtaattattttcatattttctgATTGTATGTTGCTTAGAATGGTGAAAAAttttatattgttttcttaaaatgGTGATCACGGTTTTCACATGTTTTCTGATCATTGTGCATATGCTGCTAACTGGACGGTCTGTACCCTAGGTCCAGGAACTTTTGATGACCTTGTGGAACACTCTGGTTGAGCTGGATGACCTGACTGCCTCGACCAATAGCATCATGCTCTTGTTGGCTGGCATCCTGGCCTGTCCGTCTGTCAGTATGACCATGCTTGGTTCGGCAGGCTCTCTTTCCGACCTTGTGCCAAGGTTATGGCCCTTCCTTAGGCATACCATAAGGTCTGTTCGACTAGCTGCTCTGCGCACTCTAAGGATCTTACTCCAAGGGACAGCAAATGTTGAGGTACTTCCTCCAATCATGGCCATTGCTTTTGTTTCGTAAATCTTGTAGAAGGCTTTCATGTTTTAAAAGGGTATTTCTTTGCGTTCTACGAAAATttgagaaaaacaaatttaaaagAGCCTgttacaaagaaaagaaaaataatgttgTAAACCTCATCCAAGTGTAATGGATAGAAAAGaaactatttttttcataatgtgGAAGAACTAGTTGGTTTACTCTAAGCAGTTTTAAGGTTTGAGTAAACATACTGTCAGTGTCGAAACATGAAATGCTTTTCAGACTTCTATCCTTTCTTTATTTgatttaagtctttcattgccataacgccctgagacgtctgtaaaatataggcccaactccaaaacgtcaaaaatgcaaactaaacatcaccagacccggatactcatagattcctccaaggcatagacgaccttcaaaagcgcatctaagcaatgtaatggAATTGAcccttttgtcaaaatttcaaccttgatttctgaccaattcgtaaacaaatgcttaaacatttcttaccaaaaaagacaaaattccaaactacaaatagagacaagcaaacacagatcaagtcacaaatagatacctttattgcgctccgtcaggtcccattttacagcaatcagtcacaataatcaatgctagaacctccattagaagcgagtcaccatgttcagcctattttgcgtgcctgcactgcatcatgggagtcttggaaacaccttgacagacaggtgggcaatctcctcccccagaatcataacagcttttttataagtctctttgccccgaagccaaacaaaacatttccaggtccaaggaacccagaattagcctgaaaacaatttttgaataaggttgggtagcaaagatggcccacattggagagtatgaggccattcaccagaaaatttctttctcacttggtgaagcccagacaaggaattatcccattgaatcaacctcagcttgcaaacatccataagcacagcattaattatgccctaaaaaacttcatgatgtcctaaggcactctccagatgtgaaaaagatgtaatttttaagcaaattacaagcaaaactgttgtaagcgacaggctgtagcagtgctgcagtgcattgttggaaacttcaaggcatgccgtcttgggtcagcggtagcttagcttaactggtagtgttggacttgaaatagggggggaggtttctgttttcagtctgtttttcttacaatgttgctcaaaagtacccaggagtgaaagggttaaattagggttttatttttgcacttTGAAGGTCATTACAAGTTATGATCTCAACTGCTAGCAATACACCTCTCACTTTCAAAAAAACGtcttgtttgaaaaaaaaaaagagttttgCATATGGAAGTTTTAAATCTGTCCCTTGTCTTACAAACCTCTAAATTTAAAGGCTACttgtttgtttacaaataGGCGTCTAGTGGTACTGCAGAATGCGTGTGGCTGACACCAATCCTGCAAGATGCAGTGCGACACATCTACCAGCGATTTATTCTTGAGTCAGATGCTTCAGTCATTCAGTATGTATATGAGGTAGGTATCTGTGCTGTTATATGTCAAGCTATATAGTGTGTAACAAGTG contains:
- the LOC116604397 gene encoding uncharacterized protein K02A2.6-like, giving the protein MATYGKIDEFDRDSDSWEQYIERLNFYFEANGVTTSDDDLKIRRAILLSSVGKKTYKLMSDLLAPAKPGEKSYADLCTLVKSHFNPKPSESVQRHKFNNRFRLSGENVSDFVAALRNMAEYCNFGGSLENMLRDRLVSGINNERIQRRLLSEENLTFKKAYDIASSMETTAQHMADLQSAPSTLSSTSASVKKVSSSPLPRSKSENKECYRCGKNHHPSKCRFKEATCHYCKKKGHIVAKCLKKAKKSSETTKPNSNHHPKQGKPAIHVLDTDKEIEDEDIYPLFAVSQGNRQNPYLVDVELNGLKVQMELDTGASLSVIGEDIFDQLKNIEGSSLNLQDTKLTLKTYTGETIPVLGKLVVEVKYKDFFEHLPVIVVQGKVPSLFGRDWLQHVKLSWPEIFLVQVVSPDVSDLLKKHENLFKEGLGTIQGVKAKIYVDPQAKPKYFKPRTLEYARRQKVERELDRLLEEGTIRPVQFSEWATPIVPIVKSDESIRICGDFKVTLNQVSKLDNYPIPKTEDLLAQLGGGVQFTKLDLSQAYQQLELDEESKKYTTITTHKGLFEYNRLCYGIASAPGIFQRTMENLLQGIPNVVVRIDDILIAGKTSADHLKSLTEVLSRLDKAGVRLKRSKCIFQAPEVTYLGHRIDKDGIHPLDEKIKAIQESPRPSNLKELQAFLGMLNYYACYIPNITTILSPLHQLLVKDTPWNWSEAHEKSWNQAKSTLHSSQLLVHYSLERELTLACDASPYGLGCVISHVMDDGTERPISYASRTLSPAEKNYSQLDKEAAAIMFGVRKFHSYLYGRSFTIYTDHKPLLGLLQSTKQIPTSASPRILRWAVFLSGYSYTLVYREGQKNGNADGLSRLPLPNETRNVPVPGDIMFVMNHLEVNTPVKVKDIERWTSKDPILSAVRHQVMSGWPNSNDRIEFKPYSDRKHQLSCQDGCLLWGSRVVIPPQGRVKLLQELHDGHPGMVRMKMLARSYFWWPGLDADIEQKVKDCTSCQSNAKAPSTAPLHPWEWPSRPWSRIHIDYAGPFEGHMFLVIGDAYSKWIEVFKTNSSTAAVTIQKLRECFSVHGLPDIIVSDNATAFIGEEFALFMSENGIKHITSAPKHPASNGFAERYVCTFKETMKKMGGEKENLDTKLSRFLLSYRTTPHATTGKTPGELLMNRKLKTRLDLVNPLSQDTIRTRVEDKQLAQKKQHDNLVPLREFQVNDPVFVKNFSYGPKWLCGTIIQQSGPVSYVVQLSSGGVFRRHVDHLRLRTSTPTVANDLQSSTELAQVPMQTTVPKQIPEEFKEPEITVPEPSLEPKTTELPASEPASTLRRSTRLKTTPTHLKDYVC